In a single window of the Pandoraea pulmonicola genome:
- a CDS encoding exodeoxyribonuclease V subunit gamma, whose protein sequence is MLHLFFSNRFTTLEAALLRDLARSPGDPLHVETIVVPSVAVRRRLELDYADVFGVCANVRLTYLAQWLWDMAGKLLTVPESSPFAPDRLVWPLYQCLAQPWVAASPRLAGYLSEADDVMRFELAERLAHIYDQYLTYRPGWLERWQSGAAIDPGAASGWGDVQRADEAWQSALWRQVLAHLEIRERHPTLRAIDRIGELTPETVPQGWPSRVSVFALSSMPPLSMALLKAMSRLIDVHLYALNPCESYWFDIVPPSRLSYLTQRDGAAHREVGHPLLAEWGRQTQSHIDALYADLAPQAVEDHALFQPNPAPTLLAALQNGILTLDDGRHGAPDGVTADGSVQVHVCHSLARQIEVLHDRLLACFDEIPDLRPDDVLITVPDLGRAAPLIDAVFGTATPRIPYLVTGLPPTRTNPVARAFSAILALPQQRVAASSLIELARTEAIAQRYDLGGNVLDSIQNWLHAAGARRGWRGDALLRLDAPSAPNATPATPATLATLATLATNAPGDGMQDETGGAHALERHTLGDAMMRLFLGYALPDDALPVDDWLPVGGIEGGRAELLGQLARLVDDLDATTVALQTERTGIAWRDQLLAMLEQFFSDEPRFADDVAEVRLAIEQIGSAIADGAPQIRVPVAVVARVLADALDDPTRGGVPSGRVTFAAIPSLRLLPYRVVCMLGMDDGVLPGRVRVDEFDLMRALPQRGDRQRRDDERNLFLDLMLSAQDRFLITYTGRSVRDNAPLPPSTAVDELLDFTGQMLAPMSQGYTLEEQREARERLVVLHPLQPFSPAYFDGRDASLYSYDVSNGEAAQKLAEQLASALPDAQAAPFVREALPAVAQTHLTLDDLLRFWRHPGRAWARDRLGLSLGDMLTEVEDEEPFVLDWAGRDALAARLLPRLLRHDGHDAHTHAEVVERIANVSHELPGGATGAVWRRRELGGLRALASQVRQAQAEGTRELLVTLPLQPALPATWRESTDAVWHGDATLSAACLLQGRLAPVSRYGLVMYRYGSMRPSDLLAAWLSHLALCAHLQQPEQAGEDIAARTLWYGEDETFALRPVEDAAALLGQWVALYRLGQTRPLPFFARSAWKLASTGKPAEAESAWQGSAFARGDADDPYTRLLWRGVEDPLASPFDLLANAIFGPLMQHLELVEGA, encoded by the coding sequence ATGCTCCATCTCTTCTTTTCCAACCGGTTCACCACGCTCGAAGCCGCTTTGCTGCGCGATCTGGCGCGCTCGCCCGGCGACCCACTGCACGTGGAAACCATCGTCGTGCCAAGTGTGGCGGTGCGCCGCCGGCTGGAGCTCGACTATGCGGACGTCTTCGGCGTTTGCGCGAACGTGCGCCTGACCTATCTCGCACAATGGTTGTGGGACATGGCGGGCAAGCTGCTGACGGTGCCGGAGAGCTCGCCGTTCGCGCCCGACCGGCTCGTCTGGCCGTTGTACCAATGTCTGGCGCAACCGTGGGTGGCGGCCTCGCCGAGGCTGGCCGGCTATCTGTCCGAGGCGGACGACGTCATGCGCTTCGAACTGGCCGAGCGGCTCGCGCATATCTACGATCAGTATCTGACGTATCGGCCGGGCTGGCTGGAACGATGGCAGTCCGGCGCCGCGATCGATCCGGGCGCCGCATCCGGCTGGGGCGACGTGCAACGCGCCGACGAAGCCTGGCAGAGCGCGCTCTGGCGGCAGGTGCTGGCCCATCTGGAGATCCGTGAGCGCCATCCGACGCTGCGGGCGATCGACCGCATCGGGGAACTGACTCCCGAGACCGTGCCGCAGGGATGGCCGTCGCGCGTGTCGGTCTTTGCCCTGTCGTCGATGCCGCCGCTCTCGATGGCGTTGCTCAAGGCGATGTCGCGCCTGATCGACGTGCATCTGTATGCGCTCAATCCCTGCGAGAGCTACTGGTTCGACATCGTGCCGCCGTCGCGGCTGTCGTACCTCACGCAGCGCGACGGCGCGGCGCACCGGGAAGTGGGGCATCCGCTGCTGGCCGAATGGGGCCGCCAGACGCAGTCGCATATCGATGCGCTCTATGCCGACCTCGCGCCGCAGGCGGTGGAGGACCACGCGCTCTTTCAGCCGAACCCGGCCCCGACGCTGCTCGCCGCGCTTCAGAACGGCATCCTTACGCTCGACGATGGCCGTCATGGTGCGCCGGACGGCGTCACCGCGGATGGGTCGGTGCAGGTGCATGTCTGCCACAGTCTGGCGCGGCAGATCGAGGTGCTGCACGACCGGCTGCTGGCATGTTTCGACGAGATTCCCGATTTGCGCCCGGACGACGTCCTGATCACCGTGCCGGACCTTGGCCGCGCCGCGCCGCTCATCGACGCGGTATTCGGTACGGCGACGCCGCGCATTCCCTACCTCGTCACCGGCTTGCCGCCGACGCGCACCAACCCGGTCGCACGCGCGTTCTCGGCGATCCTGGCGTTGCCGCAGCAGCGCGTGGCGGCGTCGAGCCTCATCGAACTGGCCCGCACGGAAGCCATCGCACAACGCTACGATCTCGGCGGCAACGTGCTCGACTCGATTCAGAACTGGCTGCACGCGGCAGGCGCCCGGCGCGGCTGGCGCGGCGATGCGCTGCTGCGGCTGGACGCCCCGAGCGCCCCAAACGCCACCCCCGCCACCCCCGCCACCCTCGCCACCCTCGCCACCCTCGCCACCAACGCCCCGGGCGACGGTATGCAGGACGAGACAGGAGGGGCGCATGCGCTGGAGCGCCACACGCTCGGCGATGCCATGATGCGGCTGTTCCTCGGCTATGCGCTGCCGGACGACGCGCTGCCCGTGGACGACTGGCTCCCGGTCGGCGGCATCGAAGGCGGGCGTGCCGAACTGCTCGGTCAATTGGCGCGGCTCGTGGACGACCTCGATGCGACGACCGTGGCGCTGCAAACGGAGCGAACGGGCATTGCGTGGCGCGATCAACTGCTCGCGATGCTGGAGCAGTTCTTTTCGGACGAACCCCGTTTTGCCGATGATGTCGCCGAGGTGCGTTTGGCCATCGAACAGATCGGTTCCGCGATTGCTGACGGCGCGCCGCAGATTCGCGTGCCGGTGGCGGTGGTCGCCCGCGTGCTCGCCGACGCGCTCGACGACCCGACACGCGGTGGCGTTCCGTCCGGCCGCGTGACGTTTGCCGCGATTCCGAGCCTGCGTCTGCTGCCGTATCGCGTGGTGTGCATGCTGGGCATGGACGACGGCGTGCTGCCGGGCCGCGTGCGCGTCGACGAATTCGACCTGATGCGGGCCCTGCCGCAGCGCGGCGATCGTCAACGGCGCGACGACGAGCGCAATCTCTTCCTCGACCTGATGCTCAGCGCGCAGGACCGGTTTCTCATCACCTATACGGGGCGGAGTGTGCGGGACAACGCGCCGCTGCCGCCCTCCACGGCCGTGGACGAGTTGCTGGACTTCACCGGCCAGATGCTCGCCCCGATGTCGCAGGGCTACACGCTCGAGGAGCAGCGCGAGGCGCGCGAGAGGCTGGTCGTGCTGCATCCGCTGCAGCCGTTCTCCCCGGCTTATTTCGACGGACGTGACGCGTCGCTGTACAGCTACGACGTGTCCAACGGCGAAGCCGCACAGAAACTGGCGGAGCAACTCGCGTCTGCGTTGCCGGACGCCCAGGCCGCGCCGTTTGTGCGCGAAGCGCTGCCCGCGGTCGCCCAGACCCATCTCACGCTCGACGACCTGCTGCGTTTCTGGCGCCATCCTGGCAGGGCGTGGGCGCGCGACCGGCTCGGCCTTTCGCTGGGCGACATGCTCACCGAGGTCGAGGACGAAGAGCCCTTCGTGCTCGACTGGGCCGGACGTGATGCGCTGGCGGCCCGACTGTTGCCGCGCCTGTTGCGGCACGATGGGCATGACGCGCATACGCATGCCGAAGTCGTTGAACGTATCGCCAACGTCAGTCATGAACTGCCTGGTGGCGCCACGGGCGCCGTTTGGCGCCGACGCGAATTGGGCGGCCTGCGGGCGCTGGCCTCGCAGGTCAGGCAGGCGCAAGCCGAAGGCACCCGGGAATTGCTGGTGACGCTGCCGCTACAACCGGCGTTGCCCGCTACGTGGCGCGAATCGACCGACGCCGTTTGGCATGGCGATGCGACGCTGTCTGCCGCCTGCCTGCTGCAGGGGCGCCTCGCCCCGGTGTCGCGGTATGGCCTTGTGATGTACCGGTACGGGAGCATGCGCCCGAGCGATCTGCTGGCCGCATGGCTCTCGCATCTCGCCTTGTGCGCGCATCTGCAGCAGCCCGAGCAGGCAGGCGAGGACATTGCCGCGCGCACGCTGTGGTACGGCGAGGACGAGACGTTTGCGTTGAGGCCCGTCGAGGACGCTGCCGCATTGCTGGGGCAATGGGTGGCGCTGTATCGATTGGGACAGACGCGTCCGCTGCCATTCTTCGCGCGCAGTGCGTGGAAACTTGCAAGTACGGGTAAGCCTGCCGAGGCCGAGAGCGCGTGGCAAGGCTCCGCATTTGCGCGCGGCGATGCGGACGACCCCTACACCCGCCTGCTCTGGCGAGGTGTGGAAGACCCGCTGGCGTCTCCATTCGACCTGCTGGCCAACGCGATCTTCGGTCCGCTGATGCAACATCTCGAACTCGTGGAGGGCGCATGA
- a CDS encoding FUSC family protein, producing the protein MDYQTDIKKFLYSHYFFSGTRQAVGVVMPALVLFWGMDQHLLGIEVASGALCASVVDINGPLRHKHTELLSCTLLGALTVLITGMATAAQPWQLWLTTLILTFGLSMLVIYGYRASLVSFACLMMMVLNVEADLTRHQAVLDAGAVLAGGLWYTYFSLVVCRVWWFRIEQQTLAECFFVTAQYLDAKAAFYDTSTDIDECYRRLIAAQVNVVEKQQAAREIILRNLPRLRTGTLEPRRTMLFNLFINIVDLHEVVVSVHTDYPMLRREFANNDVLLFFRDMIRKIANEVDAIGYAIATNEPSRAQRSWRAEFRAIEYEIELMRKQGLPQRAPEAYQAVASTFRRVWSSTRVVERMHRNTNLATAGSATEMQIDQALVRFTSRQSFSPKLLWKNLTFSSPSFRHALRVTIAITAGLIICENWSLLAGQAHSYWVLLTIIVILKPGFSLTKQKNAQRLTGTLVGCVSVLIILAFVHKPWVLLALMFFCMVMGNSLSLFNYGLSVVFMSSYVLLLFHFLLPGSLSVIGERAIDTLIGSAVALVCSYLFPYWEYRLMGPLIRNAVQSTRAYLESCAGRDGKRDDFAYRMARKDMHIAFGNFGAAFKRMMLEPKSKQVSVGELNDLLVQNHVMASYITGMAEVLPRQIAADKSGELGQVVSAISDLLSQAVAAPAASVPTDTQAASEAMRDYTRRLDALVVSQEQQPDAPEAHVQEIKQVVHQLKQMLRAGELILRDMRAIRLPA; encoded by the coding sequence ATGGACTACCAGACCGATATCAAGAAGTTCCTTTACAGCCATTACTTTTTCAGCGGCACCCGGCAGGCGGTGGGCGTCGTGATGCCCGCGCTCGTGTTGTTCTGGGGAATGGATCAGCATCTGCTCGGCATCGAAGTCGCCTCCGGCGCCCTGTGCGCGAGCGTGGTGGATATCAACGGCCCGCTGCGCCACAAGCACACGGAACTCCTCAGCTGCACGCTGCTCGGCGCGCTCACGGTGCTCATCACCGGCATGGCCACCGCCGCGCAGCCGTGGCAACTCTGGCTCACCACGCTGATCCTGACGTTCGGGCTGTCGATGCTCGTGATCTACGGCTATCGCGCGTCGCTCGTGAGCTTCGCCTGCCTGATGATGATGGTGCTCAACGTCGAGGCGGATCTGACCCGGCACCAGGCCGTGCTCGATGCGGGCGCCGTGCTCGCGGGCGGCCTCTGGTACACCTACTTCAGCCTGGTCGTCTGCCGCGTCTGGTGGTTTCGCATCGAGCAGCAGACGCTCGCCGAGTGCTTCTTCGTCACCGCGCAGTACCTGGACGCCAAAGCGGCGTTCTACGACACCTCGACCGATATCGACGAATGCTACCGGCGGCTCATCGCCGCCCAGGTCAACGTTGTGGAAAAGCAGCAGGCGGCGCGCGAGATCATCCTGCGCAACCTCCCACGGCTGCGCACCGGTACGTTGGAACCGCGACGCACGATGCTGTTCAACCTGTTCATCAACATCGTCGACCTGCATGAGGTCGTGGTGTCGGTGCACACCGACTACCCGATGCTGCGCCGCGAGTTCGCCAATAACGACGTGCTCCTTTTCTTCCGCGACATGATCCGCAAGATCGCGAACGAGGTCGATGCGATCGGTTATGCCATCGCGACCAACGAGCCGTCGCGCGCGCAACGCAGCTGGCGCGCGGAGTTCCGCGCCATCGAGTACGAGATCGAGCTCATGCGCAAGCAGGGCCTGCCGCAGCGCGCGCCCGAGGCCTACCAGGCCGTCGCGAGCACCTTCCGGCGCGTGTGGAGCAGCACGCGCGTGGTCGAGCGCATGCATCGCAACACGAATCTGGCAACCGCCGGCTCGGCCACGGAAATGCAAATCGACCAGGCGCTCGTGCGCTTCACGTCGCGGCAGAGCTTTTCACCGAAACTTCTCTGGAAGAATCTGACGTTCTCCTCGCCGAGCTTCCGCCATGCGCTGCGCGTGACGATCGCCATCACGGCGGGGCTGATCATCTGCGAGAACTGGTCATTGCTCGCGGGACAGGCCCACAGTTACTGGGTGCTGCTCACGATCATCGTGATTCTCAAGCCCGGTTTCAGCCTGACGAAGCAGAAAAATGCGCAGCGCCTGACGGGCACGCTCGTCGGGTGCGTGAGCGTGCTGATCATCCTCGCGTTCGTGCACAAGCCCTGGGTGCTGCTCGCCCTGATGTTCTTCTGCATGGTCATGGGCAACAGCCTGTCGTTGTTCAACTACGGGCTGTCGGTGGTGTTCATGTCGTCGTATGTGCTGCTGCTGTTCCACTTCCTGCTGCCGGGGTCGCTGTCGGTGATCGGCGAGCGCGCCATCGACACGTTGATCGGCTCGGCCGTGGCGCTGGTGTGCTCGTATCTCTTCCCGTATTGGGAATACCGCCTGATGGGGCCGCTCATTCGCAATGCGGTGCAATCGACGCGCGCCTATCTCGAGTCTTGCGCCGGCCGCGACGGCAAGCGCGACGATTTCGCCTATCGCATGGCGCGCAAGGACATGCACATCGCCTTCGGGAATTTCGGGGCGGCGTTCAAGCGGATGATGCTCGAGCCGAAGTCCAAGCAGGTCTCGGTGGGCGAGCTCAACGATCTGCTCGTGCAGAACCATGTGATGGCGTCCTACATCACGGGCATGGCGGAGGTGTTGCCGCGTCAGATCGCGGCGGACAAGAGCGGAGAACTGGGGCAGGTGGTGTCGGCGATCAGCGATCTGCTGTCGCAGGCGGTGGCGGCGCCGGCGGCGTCGGTGCCGACGGATACCCAGGCGGCGAGCGAAGCCATGCGCGATTACACACGGCGGCTCGACGCGCTCGTCGTGAGCCAGGAGCAGCAGCCCGACGCGCCCGAAGCTCACGTGCAGGAGATCAAGCAGGTGGTGCATCAACTCAAGCAGATGCTGCGGGCGGGAGAACTGATCCTGCGGGATATGCGGGCGATTCGTCTACCGGCCTGA
- a CDS encoding response regulator, whose product MTINVVVADDHPIVRYGIRRLLEERDMIQLVGEAANSSELVSLLARAPCDILVTDFSMPGGHFKDGLFLIGYVRRYFPNIKIIVVTMLENLAILRGMLKLGVHSILSKLDEQSSIADIVCVVADGSRYIPAGLATRLHDSVVDDTEIDASKLSGREVEVVRLFVSGLTISEIAFKLSRSVKTVSSQKTNAMRKLGLDRDVDLYHYATRTGIT is encoded by the coding sequence ATGACGATCAACGTCGTGGTCGCGGACGACCATCCGATAGTGCGTTATGGAATACGGCGACTGCTCGAAGAGCGGGACATGATTCAACTGGTGGGCGAGGCGGCCAACTCGTCCGAACTTGTGAGCCTGCTTGCGAGAGCGCCATGCGACATTCTCGTGACCGATTTCTCGATGCCGGGCGGCCATTTCAAGGACGGCCTCTTTCTCATCGGCTACGTTCGGCGGTACTTCCCGAACATCAAGATCATTGTCGTGACGATGCTGGAAAACCTGGCGATCCTGCGCGGCATGCTCAAGCTGGGCGTGCATTCGATACTCTCGAAGCTCGACGAGCAGAGTTCGATCGCGGACATCGTGTGCGTGGTGGCCGATGGCAGTCGTTACATCCCCGCCGGGCTCGCGACCCGGTTGCACGATTCCGTGGTCGATGACACCGAGATCGACGCGTCGAAGCTCTCGGGGCGCGAGGTGGAGGTGGTGCGACTCTTCGTGTCGGGTCTCACCATCAGCGAGATCGCGTTCAAGCTCAGCCGCAGCGTGAAGACCGTCAGCTCGCAAAAGACGAACGCCATGCGCAAGCTGGGTCTGGATCGCGACGTCGATCTCTATCACTACGCCACACGGACCGGCATCACGTGA
- a CDS encoding efflux transporter outer membrane subunit — translation MSRTLNRQVPLIRSHARAAAGRQRRAGASPRARRTAAFLAASAVLWLAGCAVGPDYVRPEMDTPAAFKETGDWKIAEPGDALAKGEWWSIYQDPVLADLMQQVDVNNQNIKAAEANYRQALAVASQARSAFFPTIGANSSLTRSSSRVSNTAVSGAGAGGISNSYSLSGTASWEPDIWGSVRRSVEAGNASAEASAADLANARLSAQALLAQNYFDLRVTDAQKALLDRTVSAYEQTLKLTQNQYAVGVAQRSDVIQAQTQLQSAQAAAIDIEVTRAQLEHAIALLVGKAPAAFSLAPAPLRAALPPVPVGLPSQLLERRPDVASAERAVAAANARIGVAKAAFFPALTLSATGGFQSSSFANWLTLPSRFWSVGPALAATLFDGGLRRAQTDAAIAAYDAQVATYRQTVLAAFQSVEDNLAALNYLGREAAVQNQAVQSSRDALQLILNQYKAGTVGFQNVLTAQTTAYTSERTALTILGRQFTANVLLVTALGGGWHGLAGDAATAASVAGTASAPTAGSTGSAGSVGSAEGAERNSGAAAQE, via the coding sequence ATGTCTCGTACCCTGAATCGTCAAGTCCCGCTCATTCGTTCTCACGCCCGCGCCGCGGCGGGGCGTCAGAGGAGGGCGGGGGCGTCGCCGCGCGCGCGCCGCACGGCGGCGTTTCTGGCGGCGAGCGCCGTGTTGTGGCTCGCGGGTTGCGCCGTGGGGCCGGACTACGTGCGCCCGGAAATGGACACGCCCGCCGCGTTCAAGGAAACGGGGGACTGGAAGATCGCCGAGCCGGGCGACGCGCTCGCCAAGGGCGAATGGTGGTCGATCTATCAGGACCCGGTGCTTGCCGATCTGATGCAGCAGGTCGACGTCAACAATCAGAACATCAAGGCGGCCGAGGCCAATTACCGGCAGGCGCTGGCGGTGGCGTCGCAAGCGCGCTCAGCGTTTTTCCCGACCATCGGTGCGAATTCGAGCCTCACGCGCAGCAGCTCGCGCGTGAGTAACACGGCCGTGTCCGGCGCCGGCGCGGGCGGCATTTCGAACAGCTACAGCCTGTCGGGCACCGCAAGCTGGGAGCCGGACATCTGGGGCAGCGTGCGCCGCTCGGTCGAGGCCGGCAACGCCAGCGCCGAGGCGAGCGCGGCCGATCTGGCCAATGCGCGTCTGTCCGCGCAGGCGCTGCTCGCGCAGAACTACTTCGACCTGCGTGTGACGGACGCGCAGAAGGCATTGCTCGATCGCACGGTGAGCGCGTACGAGCAGACGCTCAAGCTCACGCAGAACCAGTACGCGGTCGGCGTTGCACAGCGCTCGGACGTGATTCAGGCGCAGACCCAGCTCCAGTCGGCGCAGGCGGCCGCCATCGATATCGAGGTGACGCGAGCCCAACTGGAGCATGCGATCGCGCTGCTCGTCGGCAAGGCGCCCGCGGCGTTCTCGCTTGCGCCGGCGCCATTGCGTGCGGCATTGCCGCCGGTGCCGGTGGGCTTGCCGTCGCAGTTGCTGGAGCGTCGCCCCGACGTCGCGTCGGCCGAGCGGGCCGTGGCCGCCGCGAACGCCAGGATCGGCGTGGCCAAGGCCGCCTTCTTCCCCGCGCTGACGCTCTCGGCGACGGGTGGTTTCCAGAGCAGCAGCTTCGCCAACTGGCTGACGCTGCCGAGCCGCTTCTGGTCGGTCGGCCCCGCGCTGGCGGCAACGCTTTTCGACGGTGGCCTGCGTCGCGCGCAGACCGATGCGGCGATCGCGGCCTACGACGCGCAGGTGGCGACCTATCGCCAGACGGTGCTCGCGGCGTTCCAGTCGGTCGAGGACAATCTCGCGGCGCTCAATTACCTGGGACGCGAAGCGGCCGTGCAGAACCAGGCGGTGCAGTCGTCGCGCGACGCGTTGCAACTCATCCTCAACCAATACAAGGCGGGCACCGTCGGATTCCAGAATGTGCTTACCGCACAGACGACGGCCTACACTTCCGAGCGGACGGCGCTCACGATTCTCGGCCGCCAGTTCACCGCGAACGTGCTGCTCGTGACGGCGCTGGGCGGTGGCTGGCACGGGCTGGCGGGCGATGCGGCGACCGCTGCAAGCGTAGCCGGCACGGCGAGTGCACCGACCGCGGGAAGCACAGGAAGCGCAGGAAGCGTAGGCAGCGCAGAGGGTGCGGAACGCAACTCTGGCGCCGCCGCGCAGGAGTAA